A single bacterium DNA region contains:
- a CDS encoding NYN domain-containing protein, whose product MGRKFMTNNKKQRTYAFIDASNLFYGGEKSLGWKIDYQKLLEYLKDKYEILQALYFGGVEIHKFKYDYLNNHTVPIAKLEKYLVNLIRNKANKLNEAELALIACHLQRVRFYLKLNEFGYKLYLKPVKLYEQDDGTSRRKANCDVEMAFYIMKEKDNFDRLLILSGDGDFLPVLKHLKEQGKEVIILARGLRTAREIRQFAGSNFRDFTRLESRIKFIKK is encoded by the coding sequence TTGGGAAGAAAATTTATGACCAACAATAAAAAACAAAGAACATATGCATTTATAGATGCATCAAATCTATTTTACGGTGGAGAGAAAAGTTTGGGATGGAAAATAGATTATCAAAAGTTATTGGAATATTTAAAAGACAAATACGAAATTTTACAAGCTCTTTATTTTGGTGGTGTTGAAATTCACAAATTTAAATATGATTATCTAAATAACCATACTGTGCCTATTGCGAAGCTTGAAAAATATCTAGTTAATTTAATTAGGAACAAAGCCAACAAATTAAACGAAGCGGAACTCGCTTTGATTGCTTGCCATTTACAGCGGGTTCGTTTTTATTTAAAGCTCAATGAATTTGGTTATAAGTTATATTTAAAACCCGTGAAACTTTATGAACAGGATGATGGAACAAGCAGAAGAAAAGCAAATTGTGATGTTGAGATGGCATTTTACATAATGAAAGAAAAGGATAATTTTGATAGACTCCTTATTCTTTCTGGCGATGGCGATTTTCTGCCGGTTTTAAAACATTTAAAAGAACAAGGCAAAGAAGTAATTATTTTGGCGCGTGGGTTAAGAACCGCTCGCGAAATTCGACAGTTTGCTGGAAGCAATTTTAGAGATTTTACGCGATTAGAAAGTCGGATTAAGTTTATAAAAAAGTAA
- a CDS encoding NAD+ synthase produces MLRIGISQINTTVGDIEGNCRKIREYIEKAKELKTDIIAFPELSITGYPPEDLLLKPKFVSDNLKGLNELAKEISDIVAIVGFVDRKEGNLYNASAIIHKGRIKKIYHKMLLPNYGVFDEKRYFKEGSDFCIFKFSGISFSVNICEDIWDKKLVKKASSMGVKLIFNISASPYHLRKVKEREKILSYQAKKNSIFIAYANLVGGQDELVFDGASMVLDDKGRITERKEQFKEDLLIADLDIGEGEEKKPPIPKRKIKPLEPIPEIYQALILGLSDYVKKNGFEKVVIGLSGGIDSSLVCVLAVDALGKDNVIGVFMPSEYSSKESFEDAKELVDNLGIKIINVPISSIFDLYCSTLKPHFKGYKTNITEENLQARIRGNILMAFSNKFGWLVLTTGNKSEISTGYATLYGDMAGGFACLKDIPKTLVYKLCEYRNSKEKVIPERVLKKEPTAELKYNQKDSDTLPEYEILDPILKAYVEEDKDVQEITSLGFDKEIVLYVLNLIDRSEYKRRQSPPGIKITPKAFGKDRRMPITNKYKN; encoded by the coding sequence ATGTTAAGAATAGGAATTAGTCAAATAAATACTACGGTTGGTGATATAGAAGGAAATTGCCGTAAAATAAGGGAATATATTGAGAAGGCAAAGGAGCTTAAGACAGATATAATCGCATTTCCTGAGCTTTCTATTACTGGCTATCCGCCCGAAGACCTTCTTTTAAAGCCAAAATTTGTTTCTGATAATTTGAAAGGCTTAAATGAATTAGCCAAAGAAATATCAGATATTGTAGCCATTGTTGGCTTTGTGGATAGAAAGGAAGGCAATTTATACAATGCATCTGCTATAATCCATAAAGGAAGGATTAAAAAAATTTACCACAAGATGCTCTTGCCAAATTACGGTGTATTTGATGAAAAGAGGTATTTTAAGGAAGGTTCTGATTTTTGTATTTTTAAATTTTCTGGAATTTCCTTTTCTGTAAATATATGCGAGGATATCTGGGATAAAAAGCTAGTAAAAAAGGCTTCTTCAATGGGTGTAAAGCTCATTTTTAATATTAGTGCCTCTCCATATCATTTGAGAAAGGTTAAAGAGAGGGAGAAAATTTTATCATATCAGGCAAAGAAAAACTCCATTTTTATTGCCTATGCAAACCTTGTGGGAGGACAGGATGAGCTGGTTTTTGATGGAGCCAGTATGGTTTTAGATGATAAAGGGAGAATAACAGAAAGAAAAGAGCAATTTAAGGAGGATTTATTGATAGCTGACCTGGATATTGGGGAAGGAGAAGAGAAAAAACCACCTATTCCAAAAAGAAAAATAAAACCATTAGAACCAATTCCTGAGATTTATCAAGCCTTGATATTGGGGCTTTCTGACTATGTCAAAAAAAATGGCTTTGAAAAGGTAGTAATTGGCTTAAGTGGAGGGATCGATTCCTCTCTTGTTTGCGTCCTGGCTGTTGACGCTTTAGGAAAAGATAATGTAATTGGTGTTTTTATGCCATCAGAATATTCCTCAAAAGAATCATTTGAGGATGCAAAGGAATTGGTAGACAATTTAGGAATAAAGATTATTAATGTCCCAATTTCTTCTATCTTTGACCTCTATTGCTCCACACTTAAGCCACATTTTAAGGGATATAAAACGAATATAACAGAGGAAAACCTTCAAGCAAGAATCAGGGGGAATATCCTGATGGCTTTTTCTAATAAATTTGGATGGCTTGTTCTAACAACAGGGAATAAGTCAGAGATAAGCACAGGATATGCTACCCTTTATGGAGATATGGCAGGTGGATTTGCTTGTTTAAAAGACATTCCAAAAACCCTTGTCTATAAGCTTTGTGAATATAGAAATTCTAAAGAGAAGGTTATTCCAGAGAGGGTTTTAAAAAAAGAGCCAACAGCCGAGCTTAAATACAATCAAAAGGATTCTGATACCCTGCCAGAATACGAAATATTAGACCCAATACTTAAGGCTTATGTTGAAGAGGATAAAGATGTACAGGAAATTACCTCTTTGGGTTTTGATAAAGAGATTGTATTATATGTCTTAAATTTGATTGATAGGAGTGAGTATAAAAGGAGGCAGTCTCCACCAGGGATAAAGATTACACCAAAGGCATTTGGTAAAGATAGAAGGATGCCGATTACCAATAAATATAAAAACTAA